One genomic window of Microbacterium sp. BH-3-3-3 includes the following:
- a CDS encoding TadE family type IV pilus minor pilin, producing MSAAHRAERRRPRLDERGAVTAEFAVALPALIVVLALGVGALGSVATAVRLQHSATEAARLLGRGDGGGLAVVDGVGGSASVERVDGLVCITASAPIASALPLAPVTARACALDGGR from the coding sequence ATGTCCGCGGCTCACCGGGCCGAGCGTCGACGGCCACGACTCGACGAGCGCGGTGCCGTGACCGCGGAGTTCGCTGTCGCGCTCCCCGCGCTGATCGTCGTGCTGGCGCTGGGGGTGGGGGCGCTCGGCTCGGTCGCCACGGCCGTCCGGCTGCAGCACAGCGCCACCGAGGCCGCGCGACTGCTCGGGCGGGGAGACGGCGGCGGGCTCGCCGTCGTCGACGGCGTCGGGGGCAGCGCGTCGGTCGAACGCGTCGACGGCCTCGTCTGCATCACGGCTTCCGCCCCGATCGCGTCGGCGCTCCCGCTCGCGCCCGTGACCGCGCGGGCCTGCGCCCTCGACGGAGGGCGCTGA
- a CDS encoding DUF4244 domain-containing protein — MTIPFLPTAAAARHEVCVPALTSGRAGALFLDERGAATAEYAIATMAAVAFAGLLVVIMRSDEVRGILTDLVRRALTVQ; from the coding sequence ATGACCATTCCCTTCCTTCCCACCGCCGCCGCCGCTCGTCACGAGGTGTGCGTCCCCGCGCTGACCTCGGGGCGCGCGGGTGCCCTCTTCCTCGATGAGAGAGGAGCCGCGACCGCCGAATACGCCATCGCGACCATGGCCGCCGTCGCCTTCGCCGGGCTGCTCGTCGTCATCATGCGCAGCGACGAAGTGCGCGGGATCCTCACCGATCTCGTTCGTCGTGCGCTGACGGTGCAGTGA
- a CDS encoding Rv3654c family TadE-like protein, whose amino-acid sequence MAGTVAVVGVTAVVAGATVALGLALGAVVQVQRLSGIADAAALAAADTVSGAVTGVPCEAATVVAEQGGASLQECDVDGLVATVTVAGAYGGIPFDVRARAGPPDVPSP is encoded by the coding sequence ATGGCGGGCACGGTCGCGGTGGTCGGCGTCACCGCGGTGGTGGCGGGCGCCACCGTCGCTCTCGGACTCGCTCTCGGCGCCGTGGTGCAGGTGCAACGGCTGTCGGGGATCGCGGATGCCGCCGCCCTCGCCGCGGCCGACACGGTGAGCGGGGCGGTGACGGGGGTGCCCTGTGAGGCGGCGACGGTCGTCGCCGAGCAGGGGGGTGCGAGCCTGCAGGAGTGCGATGTCGACGGCCTGGTCGCCACCGTCACCGTCGCTGGGGCGTACGGTGGGATTCCATTCGATGTGCGCGCGCGGGCCGGACCACCCGATGTCCCGAGCCCATGA